GTCCTAAATTTAATTGAAGCAATTGTTGCATCCATTGCCACCACTGCGATATGATTGAATTCTTTAAACCCAATTTTTCTTCAGTTGCATTTATTTGTTCTGCCGACACATGTGACACATCAAGGTGAAGTATTTTATCTACAGGATTTCCTGGAGATAATTTCATCAAAATAAAAGTTAGTGTTGAAATAACAAATAAAACAACTACCATTTGAATTAGTCTGTACAATATAGACCTTATTATAAACATAATAGTCCCCCTCCTCGTGTAAGTTAATAATATTTTGAATTTATATGAGAATTACACAAATTTTTGTAACTTACAAATAAAGAACCACGATTCATTATAGTATTATACAAAAAGAAATTGAAGTGAATTCATTTATTTTAACAACAAACATTTTTGAAATGAGTATTTTTATCCAGAGTTGATAACCTACAATTTAATACGAAATCAAAACTTAAATTTAAGCAAAATAAAAACAACTATAGCACTTTTAATAAATAAATCCGTTCTTAAAGTTTCCATTAAAACAATACTTAAGGGATTTTTTAAACTTGTGCATATAGTTGTTGAAAATTATTTTTTATCTTTACGTCGGAGTTCGGCACCTTCATAGCCATATTTTTCAATTTGCTTTTCTAATTTACGAGCTTTTCTATCTTTACGCCAATTTCTAGTGAAATACCATAATAGAAAACTTATTATTAAACTCATGATGGCTAAAAATGCAGCATATCCTAACAATGGTTGATATTTTATTTCTTGAAAATTTGGAATGAAAAAGGCAAGCACGCCTAAAACTACAAATGTTATTACTGCTGAAACAAACCATTTATTTAAAACTAAGCAACAGAATATTGTTAATAAAATCATTATTAAAGTTGTGATCCATAAATAATTAGGCATATCGAATAATGTCATAACCATTCTCCTTCTATTTCAATACTTTCCTTGTATACATTTTATTATAAATTTTTAAAAACTTAAACAATGTCAGTCAGTTTTAAGTAGAATCACTTCTCCCTATAGAAAAAAGTCATTATACGTTGCTTCTTGGAAATCGTAACATTATCGTTCAGGCGTTAAAATTATGTATAATGAATGTATTATACCAAAGGAGTGATTATATGTCTCAAGGTTTACCTTTAAGAGAAGATGTTCCAGTTTCAGAAACATGGGATTTAACTGATTTATTTAAAGATGATCAACAGTACTATGAAAGCATAGAATCCTTATTACAACAAGCAAATGAATTTCATCATACATATGTAACAACATTAAATTCAATCGAACAAATTAATGTTGCTTTAGCTGAATTAGAAAATATTTTAATCGCATTAGATCGCTTAAGTAATTATGCAGAACTACGTTTAAGTGTAGATACTAGTAATATAGAGGCACAAGTATTGAGCGCTAAATTAGCTACTACATACGGTAAAATTGTTAGCCAATTATCTTTTGTCGAGTCAGAAATACTTGAACTCCCAGAAGAAGTTCTGCAACAATTAGTAGCATCATGTCCATATCAACACTATATTAAACAGTTGATTAAACGAAAGCCATTCCAATTATCTGCGTCAGTTGAACAGTTATTAGCAACTTTATCACCAACGCTAAATAGTCCATACGATTTATACGGCACGACAAAAATGCTAGATATTTCGTTCGATTCATTTGAGCATGAAGGTACAACGTATCCTGTCGACTATGCTACGTTTGAAAATGATTATGAAGATAATAAAGACCCTGAGTTTAGACGCAAAAGTTTTAAAACGTTTAGCGATGCGATTAGAAAATATCAACATACCACTGCGTCAACATATAATATGCAAGTGCAACAAGAAAAAATTGAAGCTGACTTACGCGGATTTGAATCGGTCATCGATTATTTATTACATTCCCAAGAAGTAACGCGTGATATGTTTGACCGTCAAATCGATATCATTATGACTGACCTAGCACCAGTTATGCAGAAATATGCTAAAATTTTACAACGCATTCACGGCTTAGATAATATGCGCTTTGAAGATTTAAAAATTTCTGTAGACCCTGATTATGAACCAGAGATTTCGATTGAAGATTCAAAAAAATATATCTTTGGTGCATTAAGTGTTTTAGGTGATGACTATACAAACATGTTACGTGAAGCATACAATCAACGATGGATTGATTTTGCTCAAAATAAAGGTAAAGATACTGGTGCATTTTGTGCGAGTCCGTACTTTACTCATTCTTATGTGTTTATTTCTTGGACTGGAAAAATGGCTGAAGCATTTGTATTAGCACACGAATTAGGCCATGCAGGTCATTTTACATTAGCTCAAAAACATCAACCATACCTTGAATCAGAAGCATCAATGTACTTTGTTGAAGCGCCTTCTACAATGAATGAAATGTTAATGGCCAATTATTTGTTTAATACAAGTGATAATCCAAGATTTAAACGTTGGGTTATTGGCTCAATTTTATCTAGAACATATTATCACAATATGGTAACCCATTTATTAGAGGCTGCATATCAACGCGAAGTATATCGTAAAGTAGATCTAGGGGAGTCATTAAATGCACCTACTTTAAATGAAATTATGCTAAACGTATATAAACAATTTTTCGGAGATGCAGTAGAAATGACAGAAGGTGCTGAATTAACGTGGATGCGTCAACCGCACTATTATATGGGGTTATATTCTTATACCTATTCTGCTGGTTTAACAATTGGTACTGTAGTTTCTCAAAAGATTAAAAATGAAGGTCAACCAGCTGTTGATGCTTGGTTAGAAACATTGAAAAAAGGTGGTAGTGTATCACCTATAGAACTTGCAAACATTGCTGGTGTTGACATTACTACAGATCAGCCACTTAAATCTACAATTCAATATATTTCTGATTTAGTGGATGAAGTAGAAAAATTAACAGATGAAATCGAACAAAGTAACAATTAGGATACACAGCACATTATAGAACAAATATATAAACCAAGATTCCCCCAATTTTTGAGGCGAGAATCTTGGTTTTTTAAGGGTTTATGAATAATAGAAATGTATACTACTGTAAGGGTGTTATAGAAACAGGGTAAGATTATTGTTCATAATGTGTGCCAGTTAAATAAAAATAGACACTTTCAGCGATGTTAATAATATGATCGCCAATACGTTCTAAATGTCTTGCTGCTAAATGGGCTTGAGCTGCAACAAATGGATCATTATCAATGAGATATGTCGCGTTAATAATATGGCTATATAAATCATCAATATCTTGATCTCGTTCTATAATTTCTCTAATTAATACTGTGTCTTTCTTTTTAAATGCTTGGTCTAAATCTTTTAACATTAACATTGCTAATTTTCCCATTGTTTTTAAACGGGTTAATACATAATCGTCAGTAATCTTCGTACGCAAGCGAACATTCGCAATACTCGCTGCATTATCACCTATTCTCTCTAAATCTGAAGCGATTTTTAATGAAGAAATCATCATGCGCAAATCACTCGCAATGGGCTGTTGCTTCGTAATAAGCATAATCACTCGTTCATTAATATCATAATTTAATTGATTAATATGTTTGTCATTTTTTACGGTTTGTCGCGCAAAGCTTCTATCATCAATACTTAATGATTTTATACCATTTTCAATACTCACGTAGACATTTGCTCCCAAACGACGTAATTCTTTAATGAGTTCATCAAGTTGTTCTTGGTACCGTTGTCTAATAATTGTCATTATATATCAACCAAACCTTCCTGAAATATAATCTTCTGTTTTCTTATTTGATGGATTAGAGAAAATTTTATCTGTGTCATCATATTCATTGACATATCCATTTAAGAAAAATGCAGTTTTATCCGATACACGAGCAGCTTGTTGCATATTATGTGTAACCATTATAATCGTATAGTTTTCTTTTAATTCTTGAACCAATTCTTCTACTCTTAATGTTGAAATTGGATCTAGGGCTGATGTCGGTTCATCCATTAAAATTACTTCAGGTTCAATTGCTAAACAACGTGCGATACAAACACGCTGTTGTTGCCCACCGGATAAACTATATGCATTCGTGTGCAACCTATCTTTTAATTCATCCCAAATCGCTGCACCTCGTAAAGATTTTTCAACAATTTCATCAAGAATTTTTTTATTTTTAATACCGTGAATCTTTGGACCGTAAGTAATATTATCGTATATTGATTTCGGAAATGGATTTGGTTGTTGAAATACCATACCTACATTAGTACGTAATTGTTCCTTTGAATACTTTTGATCAAAAATGTCTTGATCTCGATATAATATTTTACCAGCTGTTTTCACAGAAGGTACTAACTCAACCATGCGATTCAAAGTTTTAATATATGTTGATTTACCGCAACCAGATGGTCCAATAATTGCAGTTATTTCATTTTCATAAATATCTAAATTAATATTTTGCAATGCATGATTATCGCCATACCACAAGTCTAAATTTTGAGTCGAATAAATAACCGGATGCGAGTTGGCATCTGGTTCTGTTGTATGATGACTTTGTGAGTTGTCAAACGTATGACTTTGAGATATTTGTTTAGTTTGTGCAAGTGTTTGCGCCATATTTAAAACTCCCTTTTCATTGGTTAAATGAGATACATTGTTTATATTAGAATTTTTTACTAAATTTGTTACGTAAAATAATCGCAACACCATTCATTAAGATTAAGATCACTAGTAAAACAATAATGCCTGCTGATGCTACATTTTGGAATTCTTCTTGTGGCATTTTAGCCCACGTGAAGATTTGGATAGGTAATGCTGAAAATTGATCTAAAATACTATTTGGTAGTGCTAATAAAATAGTTGGTATACCAATAAGTACAAGTGGTGCTGTTTCCCCTAATGCACGTGATAAAGACAAAATGAACCCAGTTAATATTCCTGGTAATGCAGCTGGTAAAACAACACGTCTTATTGTTTGCCACTTGTTCGCACCTAAACCATATGATGCTTCACGAACAGAATTGGGCACTGCTCTAATCGCTTCTTGACTTGAAACAATGATGATTGGCAAAATCAGTAAAGTCATTGTAAGTGCTGCAGCCAATATACTGTTGCCCATTTTTAAAGCTTCGATACTAGCACCACCTACAAACAAAGTGTAACCAAGTAAACCAAACACGACTGATGGTACGCCGGCTAAATTTGAAATACTGATTTTGATAAATTGAGTAAATTTGTTGTTTTTCGCATATTCTTCTAAGTATATTGCCGTGCCTATTCCTAAAATGATTGACAGTGGAATAATACTTAACATTAACCAAAGTGAACCGATTAATGCGCCTTTAATACCAGCCATGGAAGGTGTTGAAGAAGAAAAGTTAGTGAAAAATTGTAAATTTAAATGACTTGCCCCTTTAATCAATGTTTGAGTTAACAATGCCACAAGAACAATAAGTCCTAACAATGTACAAGCTAAAAATATAAATTTGAATACTTTATTTTTAATCGTTCTCGATGATAAATGTCTTTGGACAAGTTGTTGATCGACGAGTGATTGCCTATCAGTTTCTGTTGTTGCCATATTAATACTCCTCTCTAAAACGTTTCGAGATCCATTGAGAAAGTAAATTCATGATTAATGTAAAAATAAATAGCGTGAAACCAACAGCATAGATACTGTAATAGATATTCGATCCAAAAGTTGCATCACCTGTCGCTATTTCAACAATGTATCCTGTCATAGTCTGAATTGAACTTGTTAAACTTAATGATGAAGTTGGAGAACTACCTGCCGCTAAAGATACAATCATCGTTTCTCCAATTGCTCTTGATATTGCCAATACAATTGAAGCTACAATACCTGATGTTGCTGCAGGAAGTACAACTTTTGTTGCTACTTCAAATTTAGTTGCACCAAGACCATAAGCACCTTCGCGAATTTTTTTAGGTACAGATGCCATTGCATCCTCACTTAAGCTCGTAATTAGTGGAACTATCATGATACCAACAACTAGACCAGGACTAATCGCATTAAATTCACCCAATCCAGGTATAATTGTTCTTAATACCGGTGTGACAAATGTTAGAGCGAAGAAACCAAATACGATAGTTGGAATACCTGCAAGAATTTCTAATATTGGTTTAATTATTCGACGTGAACGATCGCTTGCATATTCACTTAAATAAATGGCAGCACCTAAACCGACAGGTACAGCAAACACTGTCGCAATAACTGTAATTTTTAATGTTCCTATAATGAGTGCCCAAATACCAAATTTAGGATCAGAGCCTGTAGGGTTCCAAGTCGTTGAAAATAAAAACTCTGTGATTGGAATTCTTGTAAAAAAAGTAATTGTTTCTAAAAGTAAAGTGATTAAAATACCAAGTGTAGTTAGTATAGATACTGCTGATATAGCTGCTAAAATAACTGGTATAATTTTGTCATTATACTTCCCTTTTTTGCTATTGTTTTTTTCGATTAATGCTTTGATATTAGTAGATGAAGTCATAATCCAACCTCTTTCTATTGCTCCCAAAATAATTAAATTTGTAAAATAATGATGAATCACTATTTTAAGTCGATGAGCTTGTCGACTAACTGAATTTCAAAATCAGCGGTTCGATAATTCAAGCTTCATACCCTAAATAATGATTCACCATATCAATCAAGTTTAAAGACGAATTTAAAATTACATCTTGTTATTTTTTATCATCGGATTTTTTATCGTCTGACTTTTTGTCGTCAGATTTTTGGTTTTTATCAATAAATGCCTTCAAATCATCTAATTGAGATTTATAATCTTTTTCTGGTGCCGCTACATAGCCTGCATCTTCTGCAGATTTACCTTTATCTTCTAAGACAAATTTGATAAATTCAGACATTACTTTGTTTTCTTTTAATGCTTTTTCATTTACATAAATGAATAAGGGTCTACTTAATGCATATGAATTATCTTGAATTGTTTTTTTCGTAGGTTCTGTTGCTTTGCCGTTTTCGTCTTTAATTTTTACTTCTTTTAATTTATCTTTGTTTTGTACATAGAAGTTATAGCCAAAGTAACCGATACCTTCTTTATTTTTTGTTACAGAAGAAACGATTGCGTTTGTATCAGCATTTTTCTCTGCTTTAATATCTTCTTTATTCATTACTTCATTTTCGAAGAAGTCATAAGTACCATGACTTGAATTAGGAGATACTGCATTTATTTTTTTGTCTGGCCATTTACTATTTACATCTTTCCATGTTTTAGCTTTACCAGAATAAATTGCTTTAAGTTGCTGTTTGTCTAATTCGTCAACAAAGTCATTTTCTTTATTTACTGCAACCGTTACACCATCTTGCGCAATTTTGAATTCTTTGTATTTAATATTCTTATCTTGTAATTTTTGTTTCTCTTCATCTTTAATTGGTCTTGAAGCATCAGCAAAGTCGATATCTCCTGCAATGAATTTTTGGAAACCAGCACCAGTACCAGCTTGTCCGGCTGAGATTTTAGCATCTGAGTGATCTTTAGACCATTTTTCATTTAATTTTTCAATAATTGGTGCTACTGTTGATGATCCATCACCTTTTGCTTCCCCTTTTAAATCGCTATTACCACTGCCACCATTACCGCCACCACAAGCGCCTAATAATAGTGTTGCACCTAAAGCTGTAGTACCAACAAATTGCCATTTTTTCATTGAAATATCCTCCCTGTATGAACAACAAATAGTATTTGTATTGATTACACCTTTATCTTAACCTTGAATTATTAATCTCATTTTTAGAAACTGTAAATGTTGCATAAATGTTTGTTAAGAAATCGTAAATATTAATTTTGCTTATTTAAAAAATGATTTATCATTCGTAAAATTAAAATGCCTCATAAAAATTCTGACAAGGTATACATATCTATTGATAAATAAAATTGGGAATAAAAAATAGACTGATGAAAAGATAAAAACTTCTCCATCAGTCCGATGTAATATAGCACCATTGTTTTATTGATATTTTAAGTCTTCTTTCAGATTCCACAACAAAGACGATACCATTGTCTTTCCTCAACAGTTTCAACAACCAAGACTTTAACAGAGTATCAGCATAAAGTTGTTGACCAATCCATGCGCAATAAAAAACACGCATCCGATGATACGTGTTTACTTTACTTATTCTTTTGAGTCAATTCGACTCCAACCTTTTTTAGTTAAAGTGATTTTACCTGTTTCTATATTAATAATCTTCTGTTTATATAAGTGACCGATTGCACGTTTGAATGAACCTTTACTCATATTGAATACTTCTTTAATTGCTTCAGGGCTTGATTTGTCCCAGAATGGTAATTCGCCATCATATTCAACTAGTAAATCAAA
This is a stretch of genomic DNA from Staphylococcus roterodami. It encodes these proteins:
- the pepF gene encoding oligoendopeptidase F is translated as MSQGLPLREDVPVSETWDLTDLFKDDQQYYESIESLLQQANEFHHTYVTTLNSIEQINVALAELENILIALDRLSNYAELRLSVDTSNIEAQVLSAKLATTYGKIVSQLSFVESEILELPEEVLQQLVASCPYQHYIKQLIKRKPFQLSASVEQLLATLSPTLNSPYDLYGTTKMLDISFDSFEHEGTTYPVDYATFENDYEDNKDPEFRRKSFKTFSDAIRKYQHTTASTYNMQVQQEKIEADLRGFESVIDYLLHSQEVTRDMFDRQIDIIMTDLAPVMQKYAKILQRIHGLDNMRFEDLKISVDPDYEPEISIEDSKKYIFGALSVLGDDYTNMLREAYNQRWIDFAQNKGKDTGAFCASPYFTHSYVFISWTGKMAEAFVLAHELGHAGHFTLAQKHQPYLESEASMYFVEAPSTMNEMLMANYLFNTSDNPRFKRWVIGSILSRTYYHNMVTHLLEAAYQREVYRKVDLGESLNAPTLNEIMLNVYKQFFGDAVEMTEGAELTWMRQPHYYMGLYSYTYSAGLTIGTVVSQKIKNEGQPAVDAWLETLKKGGSVSPIELANIAGVDITTDQPLKSTIQYISDLVDEVEKLTDEIEQSNN
- the phoU gene encoding phosphate signaling complex protein PhoU; this encodes MTIIRQRYQEQLDELIKELRRLGANVYVSIENGIKSLSIDDRSFARQTVKNDKHINQLNYDINERVIMLITKQQPIASDLRMMISSLKIASDLERIGDNAASIANVRLRTKITDDYVLTRLKTMGKLAMLMLKDLDQAFKKKDTVLIREIIERDQDIDDLYSHIINATYLIDNDPFVAAQAHLAARHLERIGDHIINIAESVYFYLTGTHYEQ
- the pstB gene encoding phosphate ABC transporter ATP-binding protein PstB, with the protein product MAQTLAQTKQISQSHTFDNSQSHHTTEPDANSHPVIYSTQNLDLWYGDNHALQNINLDIYENEITAIIGPSGCGKSTYIKTLNRMVELVPSVKTAGKILYRDQDIFDQKYSKEQLRTNVGMVFQQPNPFPKSIYDNITYGPKIHGIKNKKILDEIVEKSLRGAAIWDELKDRLHTNAYSLSGGQQQRVCIARCLAIEPEVILMDEPTSALDPISTLRVEELVQELKENYTIIMVTHNMQQAARVSDKTAFFLNGYVNEYDDTDKIFSNPSNKKTEDYISGRFG
- the pstA gene encoding phosphate ABC transporter permease PstA produces the protein MATTETDRQSLVDQQLVQRHLSSRTIKNKVFKFIFLACTLLGLIVLVALLTQTLIKGASHLNLQFFTNFSSSTPSMAGIKGALIGSLWLMLSIIPLSIILGIGTAIYLEEYAKNNKFTQFIKISISNLAGVPSVVFGLLGYTLFVGGASIEALKMGNSILAAALTMTLLILPIIIVSSQEAIRAVPNSVREASYGLGANKWQTIRRVVLPAALPGILTGFILSLSRALGETAPLVLIGIPTILLALPNSILDQFSALPIQIFTWAKMPQEEFQNVASAGIIVLLVILILMNGVAIILRNKFSKKF
- the pstC gene encoding phosphate ABC transporter permease subunit PstC, with translation MTSSTNIKALIEKNNSKKGKYNDKIIPVILAAISAVSILTTLGILITLLLETITFFTRIPITEFLFSTTWNPTGSDPKFGIWALIIGTLKITVIATVFAVPVGLGAAIYLSEYASDRSRRIIKPILEILAGIPTIVFGFFALTFVTPVLRTIIPGLGEFNAISPGLVVGIMIVPLITSLSEDAMASVPKKIREGAYGLGATKFEVATKVVLPAATSGIVASIVLAISRAIGETMIVSLAAGSSPTSSLSLTSSIQTMTGYIVEIATGDATFGSNIYYSIYAVGFTLFIFTLIMNLLSQWISKRFREEY
- a CDS encoding phosphate ABC transporter substrate-binding protein PstS; its protein translation is MKKWQFVGTTALGATLLLGACGGGNGGSGNSDLKGEAKGDGSSTVAPIIEKLNEKWSKDHSDAKISAGQAGTGAGFQKFIAGDIDFADASRPIKDEEKQKLQDKNIKYKEFKIAQDGVTVAVNKENDFVDELDKQQLKAIYSGKAKTWKDVNSKWPDKKINAVSPNSSHGTYDFFENEVMNKEDIKAEKNADTNAIVSSVTKNKEGIGYFGYNFYVQNKDKLKEVKIKDENGKATEPTKKTIQDNSYALSRPLFIYVNEKALKENKVMSEFIKFVLEDKGKSAEDAGYVAAPEKDYKSQLDDLKAFIDKNQKSDDKKSDDKKSDDKK